GTGGGGGAATCCAGCGATCCGGTAATAAACGCGATGTCGCGATGGCCCTGTTCGATAAGGGTCGACACCGCCGCCTGGCTGGAGGCTTTATGATCTGACCAGACGCAGTGGCTGCTGTTTTTGCGCAGGCGACGGTTGAGCACCATCACCGGCTGCTCGTGCTTCTGGATGATCTCGTCCATCTCATCAACGCTGAGAAAACGCGGGTAGATGATGATCGCATCACAGCGCATATCGAGCAGATACTGAATCGCTTCGCGCTCTTCGTCGGCGCTGTGCTTGCCATCGGCGAGGATCAGCTGCCGCCCTTTCTCCTCGGTCATTCTGGCGGCGTGGAACAGCAATTCGCTGAAATAGACCCCGTGGTAGAGGGTGTTGGTCACCACCAGCCCGAGGGTTTGCGTGCGTTTGGTCGCCAGGTTGCGCGCCAGTAAATTGGGGCGGTAGCCGCTCTCCTCAATCGCCTGAAAAACCCGGTCTTTTGTCTCCTGGCTCACGTAGCCATTGCCCGAAAGCACCCGGGAAACCGTCGCCTTCGAGACCCCTGCCCGCTTCGCCACTTCCAGCATCGTGGTCATCAATCTGTTCCGTCTGAATCTGATGAGCGGCAGTGTACTGTACCGCGTGGAAAATGTCGCAGCAGGACGATCACGCTTTTAGGGCCCTTATGCGATCGTCATCACGAATCTAAAAAATGGTCAAAACGCGATCTTGTTTGATCCCAGGAAACTCTTCATGATTTTGTGGAACCGGTTTCCTATATAAGTTTCATCGTTGCAGACGGTGAAGACGTACCTTACTGATAAAACAGGATACAACCCGATGGCCAAAAATTATGCTGCGCTGGCGAATGCCGTTGTCAGCGCGCTCGGCGGCAAAGACAACATCGTCGCCGTCACCCACTGTATGACCCGACTGCGCTTCGTGGCGAAAGACGAGAGCCTGATCGACAGCGCCACGCTTAAGAGCATCAGCGGCGTGCTGGGGGTAGTGCGCAACGACAACCAGTGCCAGGTGATCATCGGCAACACCGTTTCTCAGGCCTACCGCGAGGTGGTCAGCCTGCTGCCTGCCGACCTGCAGCCTGCTGCGCCACAGGGGCCGCAAAAGCTGACCCTGAAACGCATTGGCGCCGGGATCCTCGACGCGTTGATCGGCACCATGTCGCCGCTGATCCCGGCGATCATCGGCGGATCGATGGTCAAACTGCTGGCGATGATCCTCGAGATGACCGGCGTGCTGACCAAAGGCGAACCGACGCTGACCATTCTGACGGTGATCGGTGACGGGGCGTTCTTCTTCCTGCCGCTGATGGTGGCCGCCTCTGCCGCCGTCAAATTCAAAACCAACATGTCGCTGGCGATTGCCATTGCGGGCGTGCTGGTTCATCCGAGCTTTATCGAGCTGATGGCCAAAGCGGCGCAGGGCGAGCACGTCGAGTTCGCCTTGATTCCGGTCACCGCGGTGAAATATACCTACACGGTGATCCCGGCGCTGGTGATGACCTGGTGCCTGTCGTATATCGAACGTTGGGTGGATCGCATCACGCCAGCGGTGACGAAAAACTTCCTGAAGCCAATGCTGATCGTGCTGATTGCCGCCCCGCTCGCCATCGTCCTGATTGGGCCGCTGGGGATCTGGATCGGTAGCGCTATCTCCGCGCTGGTTTACACCATTCACGGCTATCTGGGCTGGCTGTCCGTTGCCATCATGGGCGCGCTGTGGCCGCTGCTGGTGATGACCGGGATGCACCGCGTCTTTACCCCAACCATCATTCAGACCATTGCCGAAACCGGCAAAGAAGGGATGGTGATGCCGTCTGAAATCGGTGCCAACCTGTCGCTCGGCGGTTCGTCGCTGGCGGTAGCCTGGAAAACCAAAAACCCGGAACTGCGCCAGACGGCATTGGCCGCAGCGGCTTCTGCCATCATGGCGGGGATCTCTGAACCCGCGCTGTACGGCGTGGCGGTTCGTCTGAAACGCCCGTTGATTGCCAGCCTGATCAGCGGCTTTATCTGCGGTGCTGTCGCCGGTATTGCCGGACTGGCCAGCCACTCAATGGCGGCACCGGGCCTGTTTACCAGCGTCCAGTTCTTCGACCCGGCTAACCCGATGTCTATCGTCTGGGTATTCGGGGTAATGGCCCTGGCCGTTGTGCTCTCTTTCGTGCTGACCCTGATTCTGGGCTTTGAAGATATCCCGGTAGAAGAGGAAGCGGAAAAAGCGCGCGCCCTGCAAACCGCACCGGTCCAGGCCAAAGCAGCACAAGCATAAATGTTTAGCGAGGTAACAATGTCAGTTTTTCCACAAGGATTTTTATGGGGCGGCGCACTGGCCGCTAACCAGAGCGAAGGCGCATACCGCGAAGGCGGCAAGGGCCTGACCACCGTCGATATGATCCCCCACGGCGCCAACCGCCTGGCGGTAAAAGTCGGCAAGGAAAAACGCTTTTCGCTGCGTGATGACGAGTTCTATCCCAGCCACGACGCGATCGATTTTTACCATCGCTATAAAGAAGATATCGCCTTAATGGCCGAGATGGGCTTCACGGTATTTCGTACCTCGATTGCCTGGAGCCGTCTCTACCCGAACGGCGACGAGCCGCTGCCTAATAAAGAGGGAATTGCCTTTTACCGTGCGGTGTTCGAGGAGTGCAAAAAGTACAACATCGAGCCGCTGGTGACCCTGTGCCACTTCGACGTGCCGATGCATCTGGTCACCGAGTACGGATCCTGGCGCAACCGCAAGATGGTCGACTTCTTTGCCCGCTATGCGCGCACCTGCTTCGAGGAGTTCAACGGGCTGGTGAAGTACTGGCTGACCTTCAACGAGATCAACATCATGCTGCACAGCCCGTTCTCCGGCGCCGGGCTGGTGTTTGAGGAAGGCGAAAACGAAGATCAGGTCAAGTACCAGGCGGCGCACCACGAGCTGGTGGCAAGCGCGCTGGCGACCAAAATTGCCCACGAGGTGAATCCTGAACACCAGGTCGGCTGCATGCTGGCGGGCGGCAACTTCTACCCGTACTCCTGCAAACCGGAAGACGTGTGGATGGCGCTGGAAAAAGACCGCGAAAACCTGTTCTTTATCGACGTGCAGGCCCGCGGTAGCTACCCGGCGTACTCGGCCCGCGTGTTCCGCGAAAAAGGGGTGGTGATTGTTAAAGACCCCGGCGATGACGCGCTGCTGAAAAACACCGTCGATTTTGTGTCGTTCAGCTATTACGCCTCGCGCTGCGCGTCGGCGGATATGAACGCGGGCAACACCAGCGCGGCCAACATCGTCAAATCCCTGCGCAACCCGCACATCGAGGTAAGCGAATGGGGCTGGGGCATCGACCCGCTGGGCCTGCGCATCACCATGAACATGATGTACGACCGCTACCAGAAGCCGCTGTTCCTGGTGGAAAACGGGCTGGGGGCGAAAGATGAGATTGACGCTAACGGCGAGATCAACGATGACTACCGCATCAGCTACCTGCGGGAGCACATCCGCGCCATGGGCGATGCGATTGAAGACGGCATTCCGCTGATCGGCTACACCAGCTGGGGCTGTATCGATCTGGTGGCCGCCTCAACGGGCGAGATGAGCAAGCGCTACGGCTTTATCTATGTCGATCGCGATGATGCCGGCAACGGCACCCTCGATCGCAAACGCAAAAAATCGTTCTGGTGGTACAAGAAAGTGATCGCCAGCAACGGTGCAGATTTAGAATAACCCCCCTTCGCCGGGCGGCGCTGCGCTTGCCCGGCCTACAATCGTCCTCACAAACCCAATAGTTTCATGGCGTTATTATCGTTCATTGACACCATGAATATATCATTGTATAAAACTCCGCCGAAATAAATGATATTCATTCTCAGCCAGGCGCTCGAGCTGGCATCAATAAATTAATGAAGGATAGCGTTTCATGAAAAAGGTCATCAGCGCATTAGGATTGCTGATCGCAACAGCAGGCTCGGCTTTTGCAACCACGTATCCTCTGACGATTGAGAATTGCGGATATAAAGAAACCTTCACCAAAGCGCCGGAACGCGTCGTCGCGCTGGGACAAAACACCGTTGAAATTCTGCTGCTGTTAGGCCTTGAAGATAAAGTTGCTGCCAGCGCCTTCTGGCCAACCAAAGTGCTGCCGCAGCTGGCTGAACAGAATAAAAAAGTCAAAACGCTGACCGTCGAAATCCCGACCCTGGAATCTATTCTGGCGCAAAACCCGGACTTCGTTCCGGCGCAGCTGCCGCTGCTGCTGGGGCCAGAGAGCAAAGTCGCCAAACGCGAAGATCTGGCCACCGTGGGCGTCAACAGCTATATGTCGCCGGGGATGTGCGCCACCAAAAAAGACATTGGTGATATGTACGGCAGTCGCCAGAAGCTGTGGGACATGACCTTCCTGTATAAAGAGATCGAAGATTTCGCCAAAATCTTTAACGTCGAAGATCGCGGTCAGGCGCTGATTGCCGACTTCAAAAAGCGCGAAGCCGATCTGCGCAGCGAATTCAGCAAAAACAAAAAAGACCTCTCCTTCGTCTTCTGGTTCTCCAGCTCCTCCCCCTCTTCTGACGCCTACGTCGGCGGCAAAAACAGCGCCTCCGGTTTTATCGCTAACGTGCTGGGCGGCCACAACGCCATTACCTCCGAAACCGAATGGCCGACCGTCGGCTGGGAAAGCATTATTGCCGCTAACCCGGACGTGATCGTGGTCTCCAGCCTCGACCGTAATCGCTGGGCGCTGGACGATGCCCAGGAAAAAATCAAATTCCTGAAGAGCGATCCGGCCGTCAGCCAGCTCGATGCCGTTAAAAAAGGTCATATTGTGATCATGGACGGCCAGGCGATGAACCCGACCATCCGCACCATCTTCGGCGCGGAGCAGGTTGGTGAGCAGCTCAGAAAGATGGGACTCAATTAATGACCGCTGTGGTTCAACAGACCCGACATAACTGGCTGCTGCCGGCGTCGGGTTTTCTGGCGATAGTGGCGTTGCTGCTGGTGATCGCCATCGGCGTCAGCGTGGGGGAGTTGTCGATCCCCCCTGCAGAGCGTGTTCTATGCCATTACCAATAAAATCGGCTTAACCGAGGTTCCGCTCAACCGCATCTACGAGAGCGTGATCTGGGACTTCCGCCTGAGCCGGGCGCTGGTTGCCGCCTGCTGCGGTGCGGGCCTGGCGATTTGCGGCGCGGTGCTGCAAAGCCTGCTGAAAAACGCCCTCGCCGAACCCTACGTGCTGGGCGTCTCTGCCGGGGCGTCCACCGGCGCGGTCGCCGTCGTGGTGCTGGGCATTGGCAGCGGCACCGTCACCCTCTCCGCCGGGGCTTTTGCCGGAGCCTTTGCCGCCTTTGCCTTTGTGGCCCTGCTCACCAACGGCGCGCGCGGCGGCAGCGAACGCACCATCCTCGCAGGGGTTGCCGCCTCGCAGCTGTTTAACGCCATCACCGCCTGGACCGTCAGCACCTCGGCCAGCGCCCAGCAGGCGCGCGACGTGATGTTCTGGCTGCTGGGCAGCTTTAGCGGCGTGAGATGGCCGGAGTTCCAGCTGGTACTGGTGGTGATGCTGGTGGGTCTGGCGATCTGCCTGTATTACGCCCGCGCGCTGGATGCCTTCACCTTTGGCGACGATGCCGCCGCCTCGCTGGGGATCGCTGTGCCCTGGGTGCGCCTGATCCTGTTTATCGTCACCGCGTTAATGACCGCGACCATCGTCAGCATGGCGGGCTCCATTGGCTTTGTCGGCCTGGTGGTACCACACATGATGCGCTTCTTCTTTGGTCCGCTGCACCGCACGCTGCTCATCGCCAGCGCGCTGGCCGGGGCGATCCTGATGGTGCTGGCAGATATCGCCTCCCGCCTGCTGATCGCCCCGCAAAGCCTGCCGGTTGGCGTGGTGACCGCGCTGGTGGGCGTCCCGTTCTTTGCCATGATTATCTATCGTTCAAGGAATAAGTGATGAGCATCACTGCTGAAAATATCACCTGGAAGGTGGGTAAAAAGATCATCGTCGACGATGTCTCTCTGGCGGTATCCCAGGGGCAGACCGTCGGCCTGCTGGGGCCAAACGGCTCCGGCAAATCGTCGCTGCTGCGGATCCTTGCCGGGTTGCGTCGCCCACATAGCGGCACCGTCGCGCTGGATGGTAAAAGCATCAATGGGATCGCCAAAAAGCAGCTCGCCCGCCGGGTGGCCTTTGTGGAACAGCATGGTATGACCGATGCCAATATGCGCGTGCGGGACGTGGTGAAGCTGGGGCGTATTCCGCACCACTCCCCGTTCTCCGGCTGGACGGCGCAGGATGACGAGACCGTCAATTCAGCGCTGAAGACGGTGGATATGCTGCATAACAGCGATCAGGGCTGGCTGAGCCTTTCCGGCGGTGAACGCCAGCGCGTACACATTGCCCGGGCGCTGGCCCAGATGCCGACCGAAATCCTGCTGGACGAGCCCACCAACCACCTGGATATCCACCACCAGATGCAGCTGATGCAGTTGATCAGCCAGCTGCCGGTCACCAGCATCGTCGCCATTCACGATCTTAACCACGCCGCGATGTTCTGCGATGCGCTGATTGTGATGCAGAAAGGGCGTATTGTCGCCTCGGGCACGCCGCAGGAGATCCTTACCGAAGAGCTGCTGTGGGAGGTGTTCCGGGTGAAAACCCGCATTGAGCTGTCGCCTTACCACGGCAAAAAACATATCCACTACCTCGTCTGAGGCGAGGTAAGTCGTGCTCCCGATCCGTCCCGCAACGCAACTCTGGCCGCCCGTATTACTGGGCAGCCAGTTTGTTTTCAACATCGGTTTTTATGCCGTTGTCCCCTTCCTGGCGATCTTTTTACGCGACGATATGCTGCTCTCCGGCGGGCTTATCGGGCTGGTGCTTGGGCTGCGAACCTTCTCCCAGCAGGGAATGTTTATCGTCGGCGGTGCCCTTTCCGATCGCTACGGTGCGCGCATTATCATTCTTTGCGGCTGCGTGGTGCGGGTGGTGGGCTACCTGCTGCTGGCCTTTGGCTACAGCCTGCCCGTTATCATCGCCGGAGCGTGCCTCACCGGGATCGGCGGCGCGCTCTTCTCCCCCTCCATCGAAGCCTTGCTGGCAAAAGCCGGAACCCGCAGCGAGGCGCAGGGCAAACGCAGCCGCGCCGAGTGGTTCGCGCTGTTTGCGGTATGCGGCGAGCTGGGAGCGGTGCTTGGCCCGGTGGCTGGAGCCCTGCTCACCGGCCTGGGCTTTCGTCAGGTGGCGCTGGCCGGGGCCGCGGTCTTCGTGATGGCCCTGATTGTGCTTTTCTTCTACCTGCCGGCCGGGTCGGCAAAAAACCAGCCGCTGCAGATCACCCCGTGGTGGACTACTTTTCGCCAGCCGCGGTTTGTGGCGTTTATCATCGCCTGGAGCAGCT
This Leclercia sp. S52 DNA region includes the following protein-coding sequences:
- a CDS encoding MFS transporter, with the translated sequence MLPIRPATQLWPPVLLGSQFVFNIGFYAVVPFLAIFLRDDMLLSGGLIGLVLGLRTFSQQGMFIVGGALSDRYGARIIILCGCVVRVVGYLLLAFGYSLPVIIAGACLTGIGGALFSPSIEALLAKAGTRSEAQGKRSRAEWFALFAVCGELGAVLGPVAGALLTGLGFRQVALAGAAVFVMALIVLFFYLPAGSAKNQPLQITPWWTTFRQPRFVAFIIAWSSWLLSYNQLYLALPVEIQRAGGSEKDLGPLFMLASGLVILFQLPLARFARRMGAVRILPVGFLLIAASFLSVALFAPSEPATGWLRLLPAACFVTLLTTGQMLLVPAGKDVVPWFASESTLGAHYGALATAGGCAVLAGNLLLGDLLDQALTPSVGASTPWLVLAVFPLCSALAMVVICRPMRRPRA
- the ascF gene encoding PTS cellobiose/arbutin/salicin transporter subunit IIBC; translation: MAKNYAALANAVVSALGGKDNIVAVTHCMTRLRFVAKDESLIDSATLKSISGVLGVVRNDNQCQVIIGNTVSQAYREVVSLLPADLQPAAPQGPQKLTLKRIGAGILDALIGTMSPLIPAIIGGSMVKLLAMILEMTGVLTKGEPTLTILTVIGDGAFFFLPLMVAASAAVKFKTNMSLAIAIAGVLVHPSFIELMAKAAQGEHVEFALIPVTAVKYTYTVIPALVMTWCLSYIERWVDRITPAVTKNFLKPMLIVLIAAPLAIVLIGPLGIWIGSAISALVYTIHGYLGWLSVAIMGALWPLLVMTGMHRVFTPTIIQTIAETGKEGMVMPSEIGANLSLGGSSLAVAWKTKNPELRQTALAAAASAIMAGISEPALYGVAVRLKRPLIASLISGFICGAVAGIAGLASHSMAAPGLFTSVQFFDPANPMSIVWVFGVMALAVVLSFVLTLILGFEDIPVEEEAEKARALQTAPVQAKAAQA
- a CDS encoding LacI family DNA-binding transcriptional regulator, which translates into the protein MTTMLEVAKRAGVSKATVSRVLSGNGYVSQETKDRVFQAIEESGYRPNLLARNLATKRTQTLGLVVTNTLYHGVYFSELLFHAARMTEEKGRQLILADGKHSADEEREAIQYLLDMRCDAIIIYPRFLSVDEMDEIIQKHEQPVMVLNRRLRKNSSHCVWSDHKASSQAAVSTLIEQGHRDIAFITGSLDSPTGIERLSGYRDALAQHRIPLRESLIVEGKWTPASGAAGVATLLARGENFTALVASNDDMAIGAIKQLHDSGIAAPGAVSVVGFDDIAMAPYVVPALSSVRVPVTEMVKETISRLIFMLDGGEFTFQQTFDGELILRDSVIPGPHR
- a CDS encoding ABC transporter substrate-binding protein yields the protein MKKVISALGLLIATAGSAFATTYPLTIENCGYKETFTKAPERVVALGQNTVEILLLLGLEDKVAASAFWPTKVLPQLAEQNKKVKTLTVEIPTLESILAQNPDFVPAQLPLLLGPESKVAKREDLATVGVNSYMSPGMCATKKDIGDMYGSRQKLWDMTFLYKEIEDFAKIFNVEDRGQALIADFKKREADLRSEFSKNKKDLSFVFWFSSSSPSSDAYVGGKNSASGFIANVLGGHNAITSETEWPTVGWESIIAANPDVIVVSSLDRNRWALDDAQEKIKFLKSDPAVSQLDAVKKGHIVIMDGQAMNPTIRTIFGAEQVGEQLRKMGLN
- a CDS encoding ABC transporter ATP-binding protein, whose translation is MSITAENITWKVGKKIIVDDVSLAVSQGQTVGLLGPNGSGKSSLLRILAGLRRPHSGTVALDGKSINGIAKKQLARRVAFVEQHGMTDANMRVRDVVKLGRIPHHSPFSGWTAQDDETVNSALKTVDMLHNSDQGWLSLSGGERQRVHIARALAQMPTEILLDEPTNHLDIHHQMQLMQLISQLPVTSIVAIHDLNHAAMFCDALIVMQKGRIVASGTPQEILTEELLWEVFRVKTRIELSPYHGKKHIHYLV
- a CDS encoding 6-phospho-beta-glucosidase codes for the protein MSVFPQGFLWGGALAANQSEGAYREGGKGLTTVDMIPHGANRLAVKVGKEKRFSLRDDEFYPSHDAIDFYHRYKEDIALMAEMGFTVFRTSIAWSRLYPNGDEPLPNKEGIAFYRAVFEECKKYNIEPLVTLCHFDVPMHLVTEYGSWRNRKMVDFFARYARTCFEEFNGLVKYWLTFNEINIMLHSPFSGAGLVFEEGENEDQVKYQAAHHELVASALATKIAHEVNPEHQVGCMLAGGNFYPYSCKPEDVWMALEKDRENLFFIDVQARGSYPAYSARVFREKGVVIVKDPGDDALLKNTVDFVSFSYYASRCASADMNAGNTSAANIVKSLRNPHIEVSEWGWGIDPLGLRITMNMMYDRYQKPLFLVENGLGAKDEIDANGEINDDYRISYLREHIRAMGDAIEDGIPLIGYTSWGCIDLVAASTGEMSKRYGFIYVDRDDAGNGTLDRKRKKSFWWYKKVIASNGADLE